In the Prochlorococcus sp. MIT 1307 genome, one interval contains:
- a CDS encoding DUF3303 domain-containing protein produces MLYIQHWKIKAGYHQKSAEKFLATGAPYPGVKSFSRYHSPGSLEGWIVVDSDDPKALYEHAAEWAEFLDWDTTPVLTDEEAGPICAKVYS; encoded by the coding sequence ATGCTCTACATTCAGCACTGGAAGATCAAAGCTGGTTATCACCAGAAAAGTGCAGAAAAGTTTTTAGCGACTGGCGCTCCTTATCCAGGCGTTAAATCATTTTCTCGTTATCATTCACCAGGTTCATTAGAAGGTTGGATTGTTGTTGACTCAGATGATCCAAAAGCTCTTTATGAGCATGCCGCTGAATGGGCTGAGTTTCTGGATTGGGACACAACTCCAGTGCTAACTGACGAAGAGGCTGGTCCTATTTGCGCAAAGGTCTACAGCTAA
- a CDS encoding pyrimidine dimer DNA glycosylase/endonuclease V, whose protein sequence is MTRINLVSPSELSDQHLVAEYREIFMVGSALQRSLKSPSWNQIKERLPKDFTLNTGHVKFFYNKGKYLHKRYLKLIAEMKRRGMSPNPARKFKKEQWPYELYQDWEPKAKDIELIRIRINEKLTQKPKWYRWTNK, encoded by the coding sequence ATGACAAGAATAAATCTAGTCAGCCCAAGTGAACTCTCTGATCAACATTTAGTGGCAGAGTATAGAGAGATTTTTATGGTTGGATCTGCGCTACAGCGGTCATTAAAATCTCCAAGCTGGAATCAAATAAAAGAACGATTACCTAAGGATTTTACATTAAATACTGGACACGTTAAATTCTTTTATAATAAAGGGAAATACCTTCATAAAAGATATTTAAAGCTTATAGCAGAAATGAAGAGGCGTGGAATGAGTCCTAATCCAGCTCGCAAATTTAAAAAAGAACAATGGCCTTATGAACTTTATCAAGATTGGGAACCAAAAGCGAAAGATATTGAACTTATAAGGATAAGAATCAATGAAAAGCTAACTCAAAAGCCAAAATGGTATCGCTGGACAAATAAATAA
- a CDS encoding DUF4278 domain-containing protein produces MEKLLYRGNKYTQNKEIVSKKSVQLKYRRSIYIQKRQLISKVQNDLIYRGNKYLSKGSTNKPYRPDANKKIFSLARDLINAQFNLANDELSRKLWDEVAAFKIDPKRIINLMYRCCSNQDNQSMLDADLDYFSKE; encoded by the coding sequence ATGGAAAAGCTTCTTTATCGTGGTAACAAATATACCCAAAACAAAGAAATTGTGTCTAAAAAGTCTGTCCAATTAAAGTACAGGCGGAGCATTTACATTCAAAAAAGACAATTAATATCTAAGGTTCAAAATGATTTAATCTATCGTGGCAACAAATACTTGTCTAAAGGGTCTACTAACAAGCCTTATAGACCTGATGCTAACAAAAAAATCTTCTCGTTAGCAAGGGATCTTATTAATGCACAATTTAATCTCGCCAATGATGAGCTTAGTCGCAAACTATGGGATGAGGTTGCAGCTTTTAAAATTGATCCAAAACGTATTATCAACCTTATGTATAGATGCTGTTCAAACCAAGATAATCAGAGCATGTTAGATGCTGATTTAGATTATTTCTCCAAAGAATAA
- a CDS encoding outer membrane protein produces MSLRKSLLTASIVCSCVATPVFADVYSAGQSVEDDKGFYGVLSVGIGDIDGTKWESTIGGTKYGGKAPVDAGFSGEVGIGYDFGAWRTDLTYENGGGDLGDCTETKVTGTNCSSTSGEVETNSFMINAYYDIDTNSKWEPYVGAGIGTTNFDVENFTVGGTKYKLGDDDSTTYQLKAGVTHPVSDKMDLFGEAAYKIYDDIETSTNVAGVKFKVKDSTEWVAKLGLRYMF; encoded by the coding sequence GTGTCATTAAGAAAGAGCTTGCTTACGGCAAGCATTGTTTGCTCTTGTGTAGCTACTCCAGTTTTCGCTGATGTGTATTCTGCAGGCCAATCAGTAGAAGATGATAAAGGCTTTTACGGGGTACTTTCTGTAGGTATTGGTGATATCGATGGAACCAAGTGGGAATCAACTATTGGCGGGACAAAATATGGTGGTAAGGCACCTGTTGATGCAGGCTTCTCAGGGGAAGTAGGCATTGGATATGACTTTGGTGCGTGGCGTACTGATTTGACTTATGAGAATGGAGGTGGTGATTTAGGTGATTGTACAGAAACTAAAGTTACAGGAACTAATTGCTCATCAACTAGTGGAGAGGTCGAAACTAACAGCTTTATGATTAATGCCTACTACGATATAGATACTAATTCTAAATGGGAGCCTTACGTCGGAGCAGGAATTGGCACCACTAATTTTGATGTGGAAAACTTTACGGTTGGTGGCACAAAATATAAACTTGGTGATGATGATAGTACTACGTATCAATTAAAAGCAGGAGTAACTCATCCTGTTAGTGACAAGATGGATCTATTTGGAGAAGCAGCTTATAAAATTTATGATGATATAGAAACTTCTACTAACGTTGCAGGAGTGAAATTTAAGGTGAAAGACAGTACAGAGTGGGTAGCTAAATTAGGACTACGCTATATGTTCTAA
- a CDS encoding DUF4278 domain-containing protein, with protein MSLIYRGKKYNQQKEVAVKEHVLLTYRGKQYLR; from the coding sequence ATGTCTCTTATTTACAGAGGGAAAAAGTACAACCAGCAGAAAGAAGTCGCTGTTAAGGAGCATGTTCTCCTTACTTATCGTGGAAAGCAGTATCTACGTTAA
- a CDS encoding ferredoxin--nitrite reductase: MKPYLEGKKLNKIEKNKAIKDGLLLGSQIEEFAKIGWEKMDKTDLELRLKWYGMFWRPKTPGKFMLRLRVTNGILNAHQLNVIASIVARYAEDGSCDITTRQNLQLRGILISDLPEILRRLKDADIETIQSGFDNPRNVTGNPLAGIDPKEIIDTRPYTLKLENYLTKNGEGNSEFSNLPRKWNTAVAGSHDNFLLHNDIIFHPVLKEGELGFSVWVGGILSSQLNDYAIPLNVWVKPHEICDFTGVVISSWRDGGERYKRPQGRFRFYLNKVGVENFRNHVQEKFGRLIPDPGSIFSQKPRSFFGIHPQKQLGLHYAGIHIPVGRLSAEEIQDLACISATYGSSEVRLTEDQNVIIINIPDKQIDSFKADRLLKKFPLSPKTIAAGTVSCTGNTYCSFALTNTKDQALKISKELDSEIDLPEELKIHWTGCPNSCGQAYMGAIGLTGTKARNADGKMIEAYDISIGGEQGPNQKIGELKHKSVPTAELKNLLKKLLIENYSAIPKTKNSSEKFIVLKQIIDWIRQLGKSSHSP; encoded by the coding sequence ATGAAACCGTATTTAGAAGGGAAGAAATTAAATAAAATAGAAAAGAATAAAGCTATAAAGGATGGGCTTTTATTAGGTAGTCAAATAGAAGAATTTGCCAAGATTGGTTGGGAGAAAATGGACAAAACCGACTTAGAGCTTCGCTTGAAATGGTATGGAATGTTCTGGCGGCCTAAAACACCAGGAAAATTTATGCTCCGTTTACGAGTAACTAATGGAATACTAAATGCACATCAATTAAATGTAATTGCATCTATTGTTGCTCGTTATGCAGAAGATGGAAGTTGCGATATCACTACAAGGCAAAACCTCCAACTCCGTGGAATTCTTATTAGTGACCTACCTGAAATTCTTAGACGTCTAAAAGATGCTGATATAGAAACCATCCAATCAGGATTTGATAACCCAAGAAATGTCACAGGTAATCCATTAGCAGGAATCGATCCAAAAGAAATTATAGATACCAGGCCATATACATTGAAGTTGGAAAATTACTTAACTAAGAATGGAGAAGGAAATTCTGAATTCTCTAATTTGCCAAGGAAATGGAACACTGCAGTAGCAGGTTCACATGACAACTTTCTTTTGCATAATGACATTATTTTCCACCCAGTTTTAAAAGAAGGAGAACTTGGTTTTAGTGTTTGGGTTGGAGGGATTCTGTCTTCTCAATTAAATGACTACGCTATTCCTCTTAATGTATGGGTTAAACCACATGAAATCTGTGATTTCACAGGAGTAGTTATATCTAGTTGGCGCGATGGTGGAGAACGTTATAAACGACCTCAAGGACGATTTAGATTCTATTTAAATAAAGTGGGAGTAGAAAATTTTAGGAATCATGTTCAAGAAAAATTTGGAAGACTTATTCCAGACCCTGGTTCTATTTTTTCACAAAAACCACGTTCTTTCTTTGGGATTCACCCTCAAAAGCAGTTAGGACTTCACTATGCAGGCATACATATTCCAGTAGGTAGGCTTTCAGCAGAAGAAATTCAAGATTTAGCCTGTATAAGTGCAACATATGGGAGCAGTGAAGTTCGTCTTACTGAAGATCAAAACGTAATCATAATTAATATCCCAGACAAGCAAATTGATAGTTTTAAAGCTGATCGTCTATTAAAGAAATTTCCTCTCAGCCCAAAAACAATAGCGGCAGGGACTGTCTCATGTACAGGTAATACCTACTGCAGTTTTGCTTTGACAAATACTAAAGATCAGGCTCTAAAGATATCTAAAGAGCTTGACTCAGAAATTGATTTACCTGAAGAGCTAAAGATTCACTGGACAGGCTGTCCAAATAGTTGTGGTCAAGCCTATATGGGAGCAATAGGCCTAACCGGAACAAAAGCTAGAAATGCTGATGGGAAGATGATTGAGGCTTATGACATATCAATTGGAGGAGAGCAAGGTCCAAATCAAAAGATAGGAGAGTTAAAACATAAATCAGTGCCTACTGCTGAATTAAAGAATCTATTAAAAAAATTATTGATTGAAAATTACTCTGCAATTCCAAAGACAAAGAATTCCTCTGAGAAATTTATTGTTTTAAAGCAGATTATTGATTGGATTCGTCAGTTAGGTAAAAGCAGTCATTCTCCATAA
- a CDS encoding FAD-dependent oxidoreductase, which translates to MYINNHLTQISNVLVIGCGGAGLRAAIEVKLAGLEVLVLGKRVKTDSHTVLAAGGINAAFGNIDPEDSWEHHFADTYLEGYGIGDPLQIELMAKESPTLVKEIDRWGANFAKLENGSLDQRYFGAHTYRRTCYSGDYTGLSILKALLKKADALNIPIDDNQYVTDLLIRDKVCFGAMSFNTRTNERTVHIANAVILCTGGHTKIWKRSSSRKNENTGDGYYLSLKAGCELTDMEMVQFHPSGILLPEEIAGTLVTEAVRGEGGKLINSKGERFMANYDKKRMELSTRDRVAIANYTEIVEGRGTPNGGVYLDISHKSKEFIMKKLPSIYKQFLDTQMLDISKHPMEVAPTAHYSMGGVFISPEDHCTSIRGLYAAGEVAGGLHGANRLGGNSLAEILIFGKRAGLASISYSKQINSHIKSDKSIKKAHENINRFLRKGTEAVTPLQLHLSNTMWKYCGVIKDKELLETGLKKVLEIKDMIESVNIRSSDSSYKDLIQIFNLEASVTSAQATILSALQRKESRGAHQRSDYPKLNPSERCNYHIKLNKRTLDLDICVNHIAPLQKNHQDIISSSDQIVNFEGKLIE; encoded by the coding sequence ATGTATATCAACAATCACTTAACTCAAATATCCAATGTCTTAGTAATTGGTTGTGGAGGAGCTGGGCTAAGAGCAGCTATAGAAGTCAAGTTGGCTGGGCTTGAAGTTTTAGTTTTGGGGAAGAGGGTGAAAACAGATTCACATACTGTTTTAGCTGCAGGTGGAATTAATGCTGCATTTGGGAATATAGATCCCGAAGATTCTTGGGAACACCATTTTGCAGATACCTATTTGGAAGGTTATGGAATTGGAGATCCACTACAAATTGAACTAATGGCAAAAGAGTCTCCGACTCTTGTAAAAGAAATAGATAGGTGGGGCGCAAATTTTGCGAAGTTAGAAAATGGAAGCCTAGATCAAAGATATTTTGGGGCACATACCTATAGACGAACATGTTACTCAGGTGATTACACTGGTCTATCAATATTAAAAGCACTCCTGAAGAAAGCCGATGCTCTAAATATTCCAATTGATGACAATCAATATGTTACTGACTTACTTATTAGAGATAAAGTTTGCTTTGGAGCTATGTCCTTCAATACCAGAACAAATGAAAGGACAGTCCACATAGCTAATGCTGTTATTCTTTGTACGGGTGGACATACGAAAATATGGAAAAGAAGTTCTTCAAGAAAAAATGAAAATACAGGGGATGGATATTACCTAAGCCTAAAAGCAGGTTGTGAGTTAACTGATATGGAAATGGTTCAATTTCATCCCTCAGGAATTCTTTTACCAGAAGAAATCGCAGGAACATTAGTCACAGAGGCAGTAAGAGGAGAAGGTGGAAAGCTTATAAATAGCAAAGGAGAGAGGTTCATGGCTAATTATGATAAGAAAAGAATGGAATTATCAACCAGAGATAGAGTTGCGATCGCGAATTATACAGAAATAGTGGAAGGGCGTGGAACACCTAACGGAGGTGTTTACCTGGACATTAGTCATAAAAGCAAAGAGTTCATAATGAAAAAATTGCCAAGTATTTATAAGCAGTTTTTAGACACACAAATGCTTGACATTTCAAAGCACCCAATGGAGGTAGCTCCAACTGCTCACTATTCCATGGGAGGAGTATTCATAAGCCCTGAAGATCATTGCACGTCAATAAGAGGTTTATATGCTGCTGGGGAAGTAGCAGGAGGCCTTCATGGGGCTAATCGCCTAGGAGGGAATTCACTTGCTGAAATCTTAATTTTCGGCAAAAGAGCTGGGTTAGCTAGTATTAGTTACTCTAAGCAAATAAATTCACACATCAAATCAGATAAGTCGATTAAAAAAGCCCATGAAAATATTAATAGGTTTCTAAGAAAAGGCACAGAGGCAGTAACACCATTACAACTTCATTTAAGTAATACTATGTGGAAATATTGTGGTGTTATAAAAGATAAAGAGTTGCTAGAAACAGGCTTAAAGAAAGTTCTAGAAATTAAAGATATGATTGAAAGCGTTAATATTCGAAGCAGTGATAGCAGTTATAAAGATCTTATTCAAATTTTTAATTTAGAGGCATCTGTAACTTCCGCGCAAGCAACAATACTCTCTGCTCTTCAAAGAAAAGAAAGCCGAGGAGCGCATCAAAGGAGTGATTATCCCAAATTAAATCCTTCTGAAAGATGCAATTATCATATAAAGCTTAATAAGCGTACTCTTGACCTAGATATATGCGTAAATCACATTGCTCCTTTACAAAAGAATCATCAAGACATTATTAGCAGTAGCGACCAAATAGTTAACTTCGAAGGCAAATTAATTGAATAA
- a CDS encoding peroxiredoxin, whose protein sequence is MTLQIGDSIPDFLLFDQEGNYRSNKECIGKLLVLFFYPKNDTPGCIAQACGFRDKYDLFKLLGALVWGVNNDNQESHRKFAEKNQLPFPLLCDEENLLRKQFGVPKILGLLDGRVTYIIDSKGIIRHVFKDLLDGPQHVIEALIVLEKMKLELKSYKRIATKIC, encoded by the coding sequence ATGACTTTACAGATCGGTGATTCAATTCCTGATTTTTTGTTGTTTGATCAGGAAGGAAACTATAGAAGTAATAAGGAATGCATAGGTAAATTATTGGTACTATTTTTTTATCCTAAGAATGACACCCCAGGATGCATAGCTCAAGCTTGTGGGTTTCGTGATAAATATGACCTATTTAAACTCCTTGGAGCTTTGGTTTGGGGTGTTAATAACGATAATCAAGAGAGTCATCGTAAGTTTGCAGAAAAAAATCAACTTCCATTTCCATTATTATGCGATGAGGAGAATTTATTAAGAAAACAATTTGGAGTTCCAAAGATATTAGGACTTCTTGATGGAAGAGTGACTTATATAATTGATTCAAAAGGGATCATTCGCCATGTTTTTAAAGACCTTCTAGATGGCCCCCAACATGTCATAGAAGCTTTGATAGTTCTGGAAAAAATGAAACTAGAGTTAAAATCATATAAGAGAATTGCAACAAAGATTTGTTGA
- a CDS encoding aldehyde reductase — MKINQEKVLVTGASGYIALHCIAELLKKGYRVKGSLRDLNRQDEVRKSLALEAEYEKLEFCKLNLLDNQGWEAAASDCDYLLHIASPCSIEEPTNEKQLIKPALKGTLSALKAAQKSNVKKVVLTSSIGAIAYGHSKSTCDPTDWTDTSKDVGAYIKSKTIAEKAAWDFMTNQSDTSFTMTTIHPGMVFGPLLSNAIEGMSAGLITKMISGKFLALPDIYFTVVDVRDIAKLHVESITNKQSDHKRIIATSQQAISFLEISKILRELGFNKSPQNRIPTQLINSLAIFNIGMKNTASMIKRGCYSVDTSETISLYDWDPIPFKKTLKDMTKSLKTMS, encoded by the coding sequence ATGAAAATAAATCAAGAAAAAGTTTTAGTCACTGGTGCATCCGGATATATAGCTCTGCATTGCATTGCAGAGTTATTAAAAAAAGGGTACAGGGTAAAGGGATCTCTCAGAGATTTGAATCGACAGGATGAAGTGAGAAAATCTTTAGCTTTAGAAGCTGAATATGAAAAACTTGAATTTTGCAAACTGAATCTTCTAGATAATCAAGGCTGGGAAGCTGCTGCTTCTGATTGTGATTATCTTCTTCATATTGCTTCTCCATGCTCTATCGAGGAGCCAACAAATGAGAAGCAACTGATTAAGCCTGCATTAAAAGGAACATTGAGTGCATTAAAGGCTGCTCAAAAATCTAATGTAAAAAAAGTAGTGTTAACTTCTTCCATTGGTGCAATAGCTTATGGCCACAGTAAAAGCACCTGTGACCCTACTGATTGGACTGATACCTCAAAAGATGTTGGAGCTTATATAAAAAGTAAAACCATAGCTGAAAAAGCAGCCTGGGATTTTATGACTAATCAATCTGATACGTCATTTACAATGACGACGATTCATCCTGGAATGGTCTTTGGACCATTGCTTAGCAATGCTATAGAAGGTATGTCTGCAGGCCTAATTACAAAAATGATTAGCGGTAAATTTTTAGCCTTACCAGACATCTACTTTACTGTTGTTGATGTAAGAGATATAGCAAAATTGCATGTAGAATCCATAACGAATAAACAAAGTGATCATAAAAGGATAATTGCTACATCTCAACAAGCTATTTCATTCTTAGAAATTTCAAAAATATTAAGAGAGCTTGGATTTAATAAATCTCCTCAAAATAGAATTCCAACTCAACTGATAAATTCTTTAGCGATATTCAATATAGGGATGAAAAATACTGCTTCTATGATTAAAAGAGGTTGCTATAGTGTAGATACATCAGAAACTATTTCACTTTATGATTGGGACCCTATCCCCTTCAAAAAAACCTTAAAGGATATGACTAAATCTTTAAAGACAATGAGTTAA
- the pstS gene encoding phosphate ABC transporter substrate-binding protein PstS, protein MTFIKKGLLLSSTLALGTGITTACVSSGISSKINGAGATFPAKIYTRWFSDLAKTGGPKVNYQAVGSGSGRKAFIDQSVDFGASDDPMKAMDIAKVTRGLVQIPMVGGTIAFGYNNPDCDLKLSQKQAVRVAMGKVTNWSELNCPAGKLLWVHRSDGSGTTKVFTNSMQAFSSEWTLGTGKSVAWPEGVGGKGNAGVAGVIQQTPGAIGYLNQSYIRGNIKAAALQNLSGEFLKPSTKAGAIALNGIRLDQNLAGKNPNPTARGAYPIATLTWILGYETGNGSKTKAIKDALNYLLSDDVQNKAPSLGFVPLKGNILNKARFAVERISE, encoded by the coding sequence ATGACCTTCATAAAGAAGGGTCTTCTGCTCTCTTCCACCCTTGCTCTTGGTACAGGTATAACCACTGCCTGTGTCTCATCGGGTATATCTTCAAAAATCAACGGGGCGGGTGCAACGTTCCCAGCGAAGATTTATACCCGTTGGTTTTCCGATTTAGCAAAGACCGGTGGTCCCAAAGTGAACTACCAAGCAGTGGGATCTGGATCTGGGCGTAAAGCTTTTATCGATCAATCTGTGGATTTTGGTGCTTCTGATGATCCCATGAAAGCCATGGATATTGCCAAAGTCACTCGTGGCTTGGTTCAAATTCCTATGGTTGGGGGCACTATTGCTTTTGGCTATAACAATCCAGATTGCGATCTCAAGCTGAGCCAAAAGCAAGCTGTAAGAGTTGCTATGGGCAAAGTTACTAATTGGAGTGAATTGAATTGCCCTGCAGGCAAACTCCTCTGGGTTCATCGTTCAGATGGCTCAGGCACAACTAAGGTCTTCACGAACTCAATGCAGGCGTTCTCTAGTGAATGGACATTAGGAACAGGTAAATCGGTGGCCTGGCCCGAAGGAGTTGGAGGGAAAGGTAACGCCGGTGTTGCTGGAGTGATCCAGCAGACTCCAGGTGCTATTGGTTATCTCAATCAGTCTTATATCAGAGGCAACATTAAAGCGGCAGCATTGCAAAACCTTTCTGGAGAATTTTTAAAGCCAAGCACTAAAGCAGGTGCAATTGCTCTCAATGGAATCAGACTGGATCAAAACCTCGCTGGAAAAAATCCAAATCCAACAGCTCGTGGTGCTTATCCGATTGCAACTTTGACTTGGATATTGGGGTATGAAACTGGTAATGGCTCTAAAACAAAAGCTATTAAAGATGCTTTGAATTACTTATTGAGCGATGATGTTCAAAATAAAGCTCCTAGTTTGGGATTTGTTCCACTTAAAGGGAACATCCTTAATAAAGCTCGTTTTGCTGTGGAGAGAATCAGCGAATAG
- a CDS encoding high light inducible protein yields MTPEAEKFNGWAAMIGFVAALGSYATTGQMIPGIF; encoded by the coding sequence ATGACTCCTGAAGCAGAAAAATTTAATGGCTGGGCTGCAATGATCGGCTTTGTAGCAGCACTTGGTTCTTATGCAACAACTGGACAGATGATTCCAGGTATTTTTTAA
- a CDS encoding metalloregulator ArsR/SmtB family transcription factor, producing MGLVFAKKDVLATSQASGLLKALADPLRMKVIESLSEGECCVCDLMKKTSLAQSRLSFHLKVLKDSGLITDRQSGRWVYYKLDLEAFQLLEDWIADLKHTCHSAANTSP from the coding sequence ATGGGATTAGTATTTGCTAAAAAAGATGTGCTTGCAACAAGTCAAGCAAGTGGGCTTCTCAAGGCTTTAGCCGATCCACTTCGCATGAAAGTCATTGAGTCTTTGTCAGAAGGAGAGTGTTGTGTTTGTGATCTGATGAAAAAGACAAGTCTTGCGCAATCACGCTTGTCATTTCATCTTAAGGTTCTTAAAGATTCTGGATTAATTACAGATCGACAAAGTGGCCGTTGGGTTTACTACAAATTGGATCTTGAAGCGTTCCAATTGCTAGAAGATTGGATAGCAGATCTGAAACACACTTGCCATAGTGCAGCAAATACTAGTCCTTGA
- a CDS encoding outer membrane protein, translating into MSLKKGLLSASLALSAFAAPAVTGIYSPAQAEEKTGYYGVLSIGSDSLGDPKWDTSVGGTAYGGKAQLSSEGAAYELGVGYDWGKWRTDVTYTQSDHDLDSCSETKQNAACTTGSQGTGELKTYMLTGYYDFPTNSKFTPYLGAGIGSTRISPNSINVAGTNYDLDSEDTLTYQLKAGVSYEVGKKTDLLAEASYRKYDDINSDTPVAGVKFGINDIDSWGVRFGLRQRF; encoded by the coding sequence ATGTCTTTAAAAAAGGGCTTGCTTAGCGCCAGCCTTGCGTTGTCTGCTTTTGCCGCACCAGCGGTGACAGGAATCTACTCCCCAGCTCAAGCAGAAGAAAAAACCGGCTATTACGGAGTGCTTTCCATAGGAAGTGACTCACTAGGTGATCCAAAGTGGGACACATCAGTTGGTGGAACAGCCTATGGGGGAAAGGCACAATTAAGTTCCGAAGGAGCTGCTTACGAACTAGGTGTTGGTTATGACTGGGGCAAATGGCGCACAGATGTCACTTATACCCAATCAGATCATGATTTAGACAGTTGCTCAGAGACTAAACAGAACGCTGCTTGTACAACTGGCAGTCAAGGTACTGGCGAATTAAAAACTTATATGTTGACTGGTTATTACGATTTTCCTACTAATTCAAAATTCACTCCTTATTTAGGAGCAGGAATTGGGAGTACAAGAATTTCTCCCAATAGCATCAATGTAGCCGGCACTAACTATGATTTAGATTCTGAAGACACTCTGACCTATCAATTAAAAGCAGGCGTAAGTTATGAGGTCGGTAAAAAAACAGACCTTTTGGCAGAAGCAAGTTATAGAAAGTACGACGACATAAATTCTGATACGCCTGTAGCTGGTGTCAAATTTGGCATTAACGATATTGATTCATGGGGCGTCCGCTTTGGGCTGCGCCAGAGGTTTTAA